Proteins encoded in a region of the Stieleria neptunia genome:
- a CDS encoding CBS domain-containing protein, whose protein sequence is MVAQQDVYTRPIKDIMNRDVVTINAAGTIHEALILMEENRVSTLPVVDNDDHCVGILSTSDLVDMTRDVDDDVYELDHADPASQRFLVEKLIHSMGSESVQSFMSETVSTVDSKATIIKAVRRMLKDQIHHLPVLDENGRLVGIVSTMDILGEFADASSE, encoded by the coding sequence ATGGTTGCCCAACAAGATGTTTATACCCGGCCAATCAAAGACATCATGAACCGTGATGTCGTCACGATCAACGCGGCGGGCACGATTCATGAAGCCTTGATCTTGATGGAAGAAAATCGGGTCTCCACGCTGCCGGTTGTCGACAATGATGATCACTGTGTCGGAATTTTGTCGACGTCGGATTTGGTCGACATGACGCGTGATGTCGATGATGACGTCTACGAACTGGATCATGCCGATCCGGCCAGCCAACGTTTCCTGGTCGAAAAACTGATCCACAGCATGGGCAGTGAGTCGGTGCAGTCGTTTATGAGTGAAACCGTTTCCACGGTGGACTCGAAGGCGACGATCATCAAAGCGGTGCGAAGGATGCTGAAAGACCAGATCCACCACTTGCCCGTCTTGGATGAGAACGGCCGATTGGTCGGCATCGTCTCGACGATGGACATCTTGGGGGAGTTTGCAGACGCGTCCTCGGAATAG
- a CDS encoding VWA domain-containing protein: protein MRDLDLWMALGGGDSVPDLAIRIETLANAPLHRRVPYFARLLPFAHHADADVRSATLKAFSGCDGARTRREWVAALDDDSPDVVTAALGAVASAPCRSLLVHALFHRGLEVRKGAVPIAMGRVHQCRPQGNNADLPLFLLADAQCQRVVVEHLDNAQLDRVPLGLLIELHRAGQLDDVLARRLVLKSSADGLLVFLRDGLSDAGGADPGDDSDVRWLIDLFWETGDLNDNDYSSSRYPQGVIAFLRESVATKRALWMNKRFVLICQDIARQHGHWNLQIAQTCLLGMASEAAWMYESILPVDVFRASLQVFYASGLAREEIGESIVDQLLRLPCCRRPSGQLDLWVIGALLHLRRRDGFQRLLGVYKINQIAAGFDERPEESVRLFSYPGSTRERNELIEAVFARRSKDPLAVAVMMCALPADGLDFAGRLTAHDAVKTLHALSDLCTTHGWSISTNKSAAISHQLKQRFFAGATLHGEAFAGFLNQWLQGKWKGEGADGDVSVDMDHVMVRHCATFSIGVNVLTDVVRSMQNTSFVGWMLETLPSLTIARFLSLMPSCSGLSYALEMTLANALADHREPAIAQWAGDRIAIRDSGMSRNQALETLDPSSQMTPISDELAEQLRTAAPHRLESIVRPLGAGRRQGVAAALADRPDPVDHDERVWGCVALLCSGDGVDEVAAGVARFSVDQEHIINAAAAELASFGDLAKLGIFGLAVMFRWEAAAFAFGERSMQDDTECLAWLRLADDLPCKILSRDVIQCVARVLALWIARDRVRAIELLTETHLAAWLEQLQTPHGKPAAGVLMRAFKANLNRPAFVALRDRAAEILPNLSESLQFQLRSWVDATDLGSMAISARVQKVSSSPDVAQAIASCTDLDQLTQWLAERNSGIVSDAAVRLVELGRPGIERLVITLKQPTPVRCVSIIAETISLWPAETINVVQTLIDDEAGLPDSVRFLVALEALDAFGTETAEPQGIGVAPTLDLISQLLLRPCDQSWVHVLDMKRLLQWLSPTTKDSYASLWIDSPHPNVYRFAVAHQIANLNMLGDEETSNALAVEADLEKFLRHGTDRDSVYRVVASVALARRGNWVGFPILLAHRLSKAYGAPNDPLEQLPDTFCPDELVVETAQSLLMAGPKVIGESEIASVIDFYRSSENVVAAGNLVMREAMDENVRQSAARQMRSELHRQAKLRRIANVFQRGIRLGRELTGRLFSIEMIGGSDFGYTRLNEDRVYINPMPLLNGTANAEDIVEGLILHEFGHHLYHRGPQQQAVWEEADSIGMGRLLNLVSDEHLERNLRALDRSYGDQLKRLGAYAFNRSAKEFDVDYILELLGRHTAGVLQAHPPAVARNPACLRVRGGSLLQELERSGSSFSRFFRALRLGLGNRHNDPKVAEALALFDKGFRKLRMPQLLDICKRLHQIFGDEACMQRCLSADDLIADPDGDLIIKADGISNDDIQSEIHRIKRKPSESNDSGSGRRIRAINVGEDLHFDLLTQIRRLPFHPATYRPYSQQVAAASRRFRDFLRDLGLSRVRCPRRIRGRQVDAARLKDLVLKGDPRVLVAREQRYHNDLFLSVVVDCSGSMEFGDNLSKAQLFAAMMAEACRDLDGVDLRLFGFTDTEIYDAGDARRPAVAEFRAGGGNNDAAALWHASEVASQSKRSAKVVVMISDGLPTECSTEALKALVARLSRRGDLVCAQVAVQPLAEVCFSHYIELTDADTMVSVQRFGAIVARLVKGIL, encoded by the coding sequence ATGCGTGATCTTGATCTCTGGATGGCCCTGGGCGGCGGCGATTCGGTCCCCGACTTGGCGATCCGGATCGAAACGCTTGCCAACGCGCCGCTGCACCGGCGCGTTCCCTATTTCGCACGGTTGCTGCCTTTTGCGCATCACGCCGACGCGGACGTGCGCTCGGCGACGCTCAAAGCGTTTTCAGGCTGTGACGGCGCACGCACGCGGCGTGAATGGGTTGCCGCACTCGATGATGATTCGCCAGACGTGGTGACCGCAGCCCTTGGCGCGGTCGCGTCGGCGCCGTGCCGTTCGCTATTGGTCCACGCCCTGTTCCATCGCGGTCTCGAAGTACGAAAGGGCGCGGTCCCGATTGCGATGGGGCGAGTGCATCAGTGCCGCCCCCAGGGAAACAACGCCGACTTGCCACTCTTTTTGCTCGCCGATGCGCAGTGCCAACGTGTCGTCGTGGAACACTTGGACAATGCACAACTGGATCGGGTGCCGCTCGGGTTGCTGATCGAATTGCATCGTGCCGGCCAGCTTGACGATGTGCTGGCCCGCCGCTTGGTGTTAAAATCTTCTGCGGACGGATTGCTGGTGTTCCTTCGGGACGGCCTGTCCGATGCCGGCGGCGCTGATCCCGGTGATGATTCCGATGTCCGCTGGCTGATCGATTTATTCTGGGAGACGGGAGACCTAAACGACAACGATTATTCTTCGTCGCGTTATCCCCAAGGCGTGATCGCGTTTCTCCGCGAGTCGGTCGCCACCAAACGAGCCTTGTGGATGAACAAGAGGTTCGTGTTGATTTGCCAAGACATCGCACGGCAACACGGACATTGGAACCTGCAGATCGCTCAAACCTGCTTGCTGGGCATGGCGTCTGAAGCGGCATGGATGTATGAGAGCATCTTGCCGGTCGATGTCTTTCGCGCGTCGTTGCAGGTCTTTTACGCAAGCGGTCTGGCTCGAGAGGAAATCGGCGAGTCGATCGTCGACCAACTGCTGCGTCTGCCGTGCTGCCGACGACCGTCGGGACAACTCGACCTGTGGGTGATTGGCGCGTTGTTGCACTTGCGTCGCCGGGACGGATTCCAGCGTTTGCTGGGGGTCTACAAGATCAACCAGATTGCAGCCGGGTTCGACGAGCGTCCCGAAGAATCGGTGCGGCTGTTTTCGTATCCGGGTTCGACACGCGAGCGCAACGAACTGATTGAGGCGGTGTTCGCGCGGCGCAGCAAAGATCCACTTGCGGTCGCGGTGATGATGTGTGCCTTACCCGCCGACGGATTGGATTTCGCCGGGCGACTGACGGCTCACGACGCGGTGAAAACGCTTCATGCGCTGTCGGATTTGTGCACGACCCACGGGTGGTCGATTTCCACCAACAAATCCGCCGCCATCTCCCACCAACTCAAACAACGATTCTTCGCCGGTGCAACCCTCCACGGTGAAGCCTTTGCAGGTTTTCTGAATCAGTGGCTGCAAGGCAAGTGGAAGGGTGAAGGGGCGGACGGGGACGTCTCCGTCGACATGGACCACGTGATGGTGCGGCACTGCGCCACGTTTTCGATCGGCGTGAACGTCCTGACCGATGTCGTGCGATCCATGCAAAACACGTCCTTCGTCGGCTGGATGTTAGAGACCCTGCCGTCGCTGACGATCGCAAGATTCCTGTCGCTGATGCCCTCCTGCAGTGGCCTTTCGTATGCCTTGGAGATGACGTTGGCCAACGCGTTGGCCGATCACCGTGAGCCGGCAATCGCCCAATGGGCGGGTGACCGCATTGCGATTCGCGACTCTGGCATGAGCCGAAATCAGGCGCTTGAGACACTGGATCCGTCCAGCCAAATGACGCCAATCTCCGATGAGTTGGCCGAACAGCTCCGCACCGCCGCACCGCATCGCTTGGAATCGATCGTTCGACCGCTGGGCGCCGGTCGCCGCCAAGGCGTGGCGGCGGCGTTGGCTGATCGGCCCGACCCGGTTGATCACGACGAGCGGGTTTGGGGTTGTGTGGCGTTGCTCTGTTCGGGCGACGGCGTGGATGAAGTCGCGGCGGGTGTTGCACGCTTTTCGGTGGACCAAGAGCACATCATCAACGCCGCTGCCGCCGAACTGGCCTCTTTCGGTGACCTCGCCAAGCTGGGGATTTTTGGGCTGGCTGTGATGTTTCGCTGGGAAGCCGCCGCGTTTGCATTCGGCGAACGCTCCATGCAGGATGACACTGAATGTCTTGCATGGCTCCGTCTGGCAGACGACCTTCCCTGCAAAATACTCTCGCGAGACGTCATTCAATGCGTCGCCCGCGTGTTGGCTCTGTGGATCGCGCGCGATCGCGTTCGCGCAATCGAATTGCTGACCGAAACCCACTTGGCGGCTTGGCTGGAACAGTTGCAGACTCCCCACGGCAAGCCAGCGGCCGGAGTGCTGATGCGGGCGTTCAAAGCAAATCTCAATCGCCCCGCCTTCGTGGCGCTGCGCGATCGAGCCGCTGAGATTCTGCCCAACTTGTCCGAATCACTTCAATTTCAACTCCGTTCCTGGGTCGACGCGACCGACCTCGGTTCGATGGCGATTAGCGCTCGTGTCCAAAAGGTATCCAGCAGCCCTGACGTCGCCCAGGCAATCGCCAGTTGCACCGATCTGGATCAATTGACACAGTGGCTCGCCGAGCGAAACAGCGGGATCGTCAGCGACGCCGCGGTCCGTCTGGTTGAACTCGGCCGACCGGGCATCGAACGTTTGGTGATCACGCTGAAACAGCCGACGCCGGTGCGTTGTGTTTCGATCATCGCAGAAACCATTTCGCTATGGCCTGCCGAGACGATCAACGTCGTGCAAACGTTGATCGATGATGAAGCGGGGCTGCCCGATTCGGTGCGTTTCCTCGTCGCGTTGGAGGCGTTGGATGCTTTCGGAACGGAAACGGCCGAACCCCAAGGCATCGGGGTCGCACCGACCCTGGACCTCATCTCACAGTTGCTGCTCCGCCCTTGTGATCAGTCATGGGTTCATGTGCTGGACATGAAACGGTTGCTGCAATGGCTGTCGCCGACCACCAAGGATTCCTATGCGTCATTGTGGATCGACTCCCCGCATCCCAACGTGTACCGATTCGCGGTCGCCCACCAAATCGCCAACCTGAACATGCTCGGCGACGAAGAAACCTCAAACGCTTTGGCTGTCGAAGCGGACCTTGAGAAATTTCTGCGGCACGGAACCGATCGCGATTCCGTTTATCGCGTCGTGGCATCGGTCGCACTCGCCCGTCGAGGCAACTGGGTGGGCTTTCCGATCCTGTTGGCTCATCGGCTTTCCAAAGCGTATGGAGCCCCCAACGATCCGCTGGAACAATTGCCCGACACGTTCTGCCCAGACGAACTGGTGGTCGAAACGGCTCAGTCGTTGTTGATGGCGGGCCCGAAGGTGATCGGGGAATCAGAAATCGCCTCAGTGATCGATTTCTACCGCAGCAGCGAAAACGTGGTCGCCGCCGGGAATCTGGTCATGCGTGAAGCGATGGATGAAAACGTTCGTCAATCGGCTGCCCGTCAGATGCGCAGCGAGCTACACCGCCAAGCCAAACTGCGCCGCATCGCCAACGTCTTCCAACGCGGCATTCGGCTCGGCCGGGAGTTGACCGGTCGGCTGTTTTCCATCGAAATGATCGGCGGGTCCGATTTCGGCTACACGCGATTAAACGAGGACCGCGTGTACATCAATCCGATGCCGTTGCTCAATGGCACCGCCAATGCCGAAGACATCGTGGAAGGATTGATCTTGCATGAGTTCGGGCACCACCTCTACCACCGGGGCCCCCAGCAACAAGCCGTATGGGAGGAAGCGGATTCGATCGGGATGGGCAGACTGCTGAATCTGGTGTCCGACGAGCACCTGGAACGCAACCTCCGTGCACTCGACCGGTCCTATGGCGACCAACTGAAACGTTTGGGTGCCTACGCCTTCAATCGCAGTGCCAAAGAATTTGACGTCGACTACATCCTGGAATTGCTCGGCCGACACACCGCCGGCGTGCTGCAAGCCCATCCTCCCGCGGTCGCCCGCAACCCGGCGTGTTTGCGAGTTCGTGGCGGCAGCTTGTTGCAGGAATTGGAACGCTCCGGCAGCAGCTTTTCGCGATTCTTTCGCGCCTTGCGTCTGGGGCTGGGAAATCGTCACAACGACCCGAAAGTCGCCGAGGCCTTGGCGCTGTTTGACAAAGGATTCCGCAAACTGAGAATGCCGCAATTGCTGGACATCTGCAAACGACTTCATCAAATCTTCGGCGACGAAGCATGCATGCAGCGGTGCTTGTCGGCGGACGATTTGATCGCCGACCCCGACGGCGATCTGATCATCAAGGCCGACGGAATTTCCAACGACGACATCCAGTCGGAGATCCACCGGATCAAGCGAAAGCCCAGTGAGTCGAACGATTCGGGCAGCGGCAGACGCATTCGTGCGATCAATGTCGGCGAAGATCTGCACTTTGATTTGCTGACCCAGATCCGCCGTTTGCCGTTTCACCCTGCAACCTACCGTCCCTATTCCCAGCAGGTCGCGGCGGCTTCGAGACGGTTTCGTGATTTTCTGCGTGACTTGGGACTCAGTCGCGTGCGGTGCCCGCGGCGAATTCGGGGACGACAGGTCGACGCCGCACGGTTGAAAGATTTGGTGCTCAAGGGCGACCCCCGCGTGCTCGTCGCACGTGAGCAGCGGTACCACAATGACTTGTTCTTGTCGGTGGTCGTCGACTGCAGCGGGTCGATGGAATTTGGCGACAACCTGTCCAAAGCACAACTGTTTGCCGCGATGATGGCCGAAGCGTGTCGCGACTTGGATGGCGTCGATCTGCGTTTGTTTGGGTTCACCGACACAGAAATCTATGACGCCGGCGATGCGCGTCGTCCCGCCGTCGCCGAATTTCGTGCCGGTGGAGGAAACAACGACGCCGCGGCGCTCTGGCATGCTTCGGAGGTTGCGTCACAATCCAAACGCAGTGCCAAGGTGGTGGTGATGATCAGCGACGGACTGCCGACCGAATGCAGCACCGAAGCGCTCAAGGCACTCGTCGCTCGACTGTCACGCCGCGGCGATTTGGTGTGTGCCCAAGTCGCCGTTCAACCGCTGGCGGAAGTTTGCTTTTCACACTACATCGAATTGACGGACGCCGACACGATGGTCTCGGTGCAACGATTCGGTGCGATCGTCGCGAGACTGGTCAAAGGCATTTTATAA
- a CDS encoding DUF4404 family protein: MRNELEEALRQLHTALESIETLEPDEAERLRRAATEISSTLDEQEVDSASLAKRLQEQTDAFQESHPVLTRTVGRIADMLAQMGI; encoded by the coding sequence ATGCGAAACGAACTCGAAGAAGCCCTCCGACAACTCCACACGGCGCTGGAGTCGATTGAGACGCTGGAGCCCGATGAGGCGGAGCGGCTCCGCCGCGCCGCGACGGAGATCTCCAGCACCCTGGACGAACAAGAGGTGGATTCGGCGTCCCTCGCAAAACGGCTGCAAGAGCAAACCGACGCCTTTCAAGAGTCCCATCCCGTGCTGACGCGAACCGTCGGCCGGATCGCCGACATGCTCGCCCAGATGGGCATCTAA
- a CDS encoding sulfatase family protein, with amino-acid sequence MPVRIASARIVFSLLLLSTSWFSVTTVGQAAERNVIFIITDDESPTLGCYGDAAARTPAIDALAADGVVFRNAFATTASCSASRSVVMSGLHNHRNGQFGHQHHYHKFASFHDVVSLSLPRVMQRAGYRTGQIGKYHVAPETVYQFETYLKANSRNAVEMAETSKAFLTDQDDERPFFLYFATSDPHRGGGVDKSSERELKPNLFGNKPNRGAFPGVDEVFFDPAEVTVPPFLPDTPETREELAQYYQSCSRIDAGVARLVEILKEADLYDKTMIVFTSDHGMAFAGGKTTVYEGGLRVPFVVRDPYQTDRGVESQALISHIDITPSLLDFAGGLDAQTNGPKNPLNANKFWKERGEALKENRNGNKPFVSYHGKSWMPVLAEPTKPHHETIMASHTFHEIQMYYPMRVVRDNDFKLIWNIAHPLPYPFASDLWAASSWQAQLAKGDDAPYGQMTVGRYVQRPEFELYDMRTDPNESTNLATSPGHADVLETYKAKLKAMQKEFDDPWILKWKYE; translated from the coding sequence ATGCCCGTTCGAATTGCGTCTGCCCGAATTGTGTTTTCCCTCCTCCTGCTCAGCACTTCATGGTTCTCCGTGACAACGGTTGGCCAAGCCGCCGAACGAAACGTCATCTTCATCATCACCGACGATGAAAGTCCGACGCTGGGATGTTACGGCGACGCGGCGGCCAGAACCCCGGCGATCGATGCGTTGGCGGCCGATGGCGTCGTCTTTCGAAACGCCTTTGCAACCACCGCCTCCTGCAGCGCCAGCCGCAGCGTGGTGATGAGCGGTTTGCACAATCACCGCAACGGACAATTCGGACACCAACATCACTATCACAAATTTGCTTCGTTTCATGACGTCGTGTCACTCTCGCTGCCGCGGGTGATGCAACGGGCCGGCTATCGCACCGGCCAGATCGGCAAATACCACGTCGCTCCAGAGACGGTTTATCAGTTCGAAACCTATCTCAAGGCGAACTCACGCAACGCGGTCGAGATGGCTGAGACGTCCAAAGCCTTCTTGACCGACCAGGACGACGAGCGACCGTTCTTTTTGTACTTTGCGACGTCCGATCCCCACCGAGGCGGCGGCGTTGACAAATCGAGCGAGCGCGAGCTGAAACCCAATCTGTTCGGAAATAAGCCGAACCGTGGGGCTTTCCCCGGCGTCGACGAGGTCTTCTTTGATCCGGCCGAGGTGACGGTGCCGCCGTTTTTGCCCGACACGCCCGAAACGCGTGAAGAGTTGGCGCAGTACTACCAGTCCTGTTCGCGGATCGACGCGGGAGTCGCACGGCTGGTCGAAATCTTGAAAGAGGCCGATCTGTACGACAAAACGATGATTGTCTTCACCAGCGACCATGGGATGGCGTTCGCCGGCGGGAAAACGACGGTCTATGAAGGCGGTTTGCGGGTTCCGTTTGTCGTCCGCGATCCGTATCAGACCGATCGCGGAGTCGAATCACAAGCCTTGATCAGCCACATCGATATCACGCCCAGTCTGCTCGATTTTGCCGGCGGATTGGATGCCCAGACCAACGGCCCCAAGAATCCCTTGAACGCCAACAAGTTTTGGAAAGAACGCGGTGAGGCGCTGAAGGAAAATCGCAACGGGAACAAACCGTTTGTTTCCTACCACGGCAAATCATGGATGCCGGTGTTGGCCGAACCGACGAAGCCACATCATGAAACCATCATGGCGTCGCACACGTTTCATGAAATCCAAATGTATTATCCGATGCGTGTCGTTCGCGACAACGACTTCAAACTGATTTGGAACATCGCCCATCCGCTTCCCTACCCCTTCGCGTCGGACTTGTGGGCCGCCAGCAGTTGGCAAGCCCAACTGGCCAAGGGCGACGATGCACCGTACGGACAGATGACGGTCGGCCGCTACGTCCAACGACCGGAGTTTGAATTGTACGACATGCGAACCGATCCGAACGAATCGACGAACCTGGCGACCAGCCCCGGCCATGCGGATGTCTTGGAAACGTACAAAGCCAAACTGAAGGCGATGCAAAAGGAGTTTGACGACCCCTGGATTTTGAAATGGAAGTACGAGTGA
- a CDS encoding AAA family ATPase — translation MEKWNIDDLSVGMLVEATFWANPVESSDFRFRATHLDGRRAPKVVLCDDMRIVAGTPCRVRIKAIKKPAREDRGSIEVEFDRLLEFRLDGVYLDPLVSKKLQVLLESGLNILLDGPQGCGKTVTARSIAETLGMEFVFFNCGAVIDATDFLATIQVRASESGSPVTDFTKTEVLEALEHAIEAPEKRFLVFLDELNRCPESARNALMPALDSSRRLFHPIENRFIRIGDNVQFVAAVNRGSEFSATFGIDAAQLDRFAPVQMDYLPAPEEVKLLKSRHPELSEAILKRIVSLAGKVRGAAEIPGGLSVRATDEVCVYLKHPLFSEQPHKDLPEILKSSFCGRFAGRWDDVTTDAGAVWALIQRGATKEA, via the coding sequence ATGGAGAAATGGAACATTGACGACCTTTCGGTTGGCATGCTGGTCGAAGCGACGTTTTGGGCCAACCCGGTCGAGTCGAGCGACTTTCGCTTTCGCGCAACGCACCTGGACGGGCGTCGAGCCCCAAAAGTCGTGCTTTGCGACGACATGCGAATCGTTGCCGGAACGCCCTGCCGCGTCAGAATCAAAGCGATCAAGAAACCGGCGCGTGAGGACCGCGGATCGATCGAAGTCGAATTTGATCGTCTGCTCGAGTTTCGACTCGATGGCGTGTACCTGGACCCGCTGGTCTCCAAAAAACTTCAAGTGCTGTTGGAAAGCGGTCTGAACATTTTGCTCGACGGCCCACAGGGCTGTGGAAAAACCGTGACCGCGCGATCGATCGCCGAAACGCTGGGGATGGAGTTTGTGTTTTTCAATTGCGGCGCCGTCATCGACGCGACCGACTTTTTGGCGACGATCCAAGTTCGCGCGTCAGAATCCGGATCGCCCGTGACCGACTTCACCAAAACCGAAGTCTTGGAAGCCCTGGAGCATGCGATCGAGGCTCCGGAAAAACGATTCCTGGTGTTTTTGGACGAACTGAATCGGTGTCCCGAAAGTGCCCGCAACGCGCTGATGCCCGCGCTCGATTCATCACGCCGACTGTTTCATCCGATCGAAAACCGGTTCATCCGAATCGGCGACAACGTTCAATTCGTCGCGGCGGTCAATCGCGGCAGCGAGTTCTCGGCGACCTTTGGGATCGATGCCGCGCAACTGGATCGATTCGCGCCGGTGCAAATGGATTACTTGCCGGCGCCCGAGGAGGTCAAACTACTGAAGTCACGACACCCCGAGTTGAGCGAAGCGATCCTGAAACGAATCGTCAGCCTGGCGGGGAAAGTCCGCGGCGCCGCCGAAATCCCGGGCGGTTTATCCGTCCGGGCGACCGACGAAGTCTGTGTCTATCTGAAGCATCCCCTGTTTTCCGAGCAGCCGCACAAGGACCTGCCCGAGATTTTGAAGTCGTCTTTCTGCGGTCGGTTTGCCGGACGCTGGGACGACGTCACGACCGATGCGGGAGCCGTCTGGGCGCTGATCCAGCGGGGGGCGACGAAAGAGGCTTGA